The Deltaproteobacteria bacterium region CTGCCGCATGGCTTGAATCGGCCCGTCGCCGGACGGGTGCGAGTCGGTGATGCGGTAGCTGCTGAGCGAATTACCGTCGCCGGCCAGCTCGGCATAAATGTGGGCGCCGCGTTGCTGCGCCGCCTGCCACTCTTCGAGCACCAAGAAGCCGGCGCCTTCGCCGAGCACGAAGCCGTTGCGGGTGGCGTCGAACGGGCGGCTGGCGCGCGCCGGCGTCGCGTTGTCGGGCGAGAGCGCGCTGAGCAGGCAGAAACCGGCCAGGCCGATCGGGTTGATCATCGAATCGAAGCCGCCGGCCAGGACGCGGTCGGCCGTTCCCCGCCGAATCAGTTTCAGCCCCAGGCCCACGGCCTGGCCGCCCGAGGCGCACGCGGTATGCACCGCGGCGGCGTAGCCGCGGATGCCGAAGCGGCGGAGCAGGAGCCAAAGCCCGGCGGTGCTTTGAGCGCGGCAGAAGGCGATCGGATCCGCGGCGGCCTTGGCCATCAGGCTGGCGCCGTCGAGCTGGCCGTCATCATCGCAATGCCGGTGTACGGCGGCCAGCTCGGCGAACTCCACCGCCATCATGCCGCTGCCCACGACGCAGGCCCAGCGCGCCGCGGTGTGCTCGTTCGGAGCAATGCCGGCATCGCGCAGGGCTTCGCCGGCAGCCGCCAGGGCGAAGGCATGGTAACGGTTAGTGAACTTGAGGAGCCTGCGATCGCCGATTAC contains the following coding sequences:
- a CDS encoding beta-ketoacyl-[acyl-carrier-protein] synthase family protein, which gives rise to MVTPLGNDAAATWSALLAGRSGVAPITQFDAGGFPVRIAAEVKGFDAEGVIGDRRLLKFTNRYHAFALAAAGEALRDAGIAPNEHTAARWACVVGSGMMAVEFAELAAVHRHCDDDGQLDGASLMAKAAADPIAFCRAQSTAGLWLLLRRFGIRGYAAAVHTACASGGQAVGLGLKLIRRGTADRVLAGGFDSMINPIGLAGFCLLSALSPDNATPARASRPFDATRNGFVLGEGAGFLVLEEWQAAQQRGAHIYAELAGDGNSLSSYRITDSHPSGDGPIQAMRQALADAGVQPHEVDYINAHGTSTPMNDRSECAAIRAVLGEHAARPAVSSTKSLMGHLIAAAGAVEAAVCALVIEHGVLPGNANLNVADPECDLNFAHRTTRRPARVAISNAFGFGGSNSCVVLRAAAGDD